From one Dyella sp. 2HG41-7 genomic stretch:
- a CDS encoding mannose-1-phosphate guanylyltransferase/mannose-6-phosphate isomerase, giving the protein MLIPLILSGGSGTRLWPVSRRNLPKQFLSLSGDGTLFQQTVARTQKLPEVTAPIIVASEDHRFLAADQLLEADVQGATILLEPVARNTAPAIALGALKALERDPDALLLVLPADHLIGDTESFTTAVQQALPAARDGWLVTFGIRPDRPETGFGYIRRAESLGGSAYRVERFVEKPNQSTAESYVKDGGYDWNSGMFLFKAARYLEELSQHAPDMLESVRKAYATGHGDLDFVRVDAEAFAKVPDNSIDYAVMEKTSRAAVIPVSCAWSDIGSWSALWLSGHHDEHGNQREGDTLTVNTRNSLLRSHDRHMIATVGVDDLIVVSTPDATLVAHRDAAQDVKKIVDQLKASGRTEHSFHRVVHRPWGSYDSLEAGGRFQVKRIVVKPGASLSLQKHHHRAEHWIVVSGTAEVTCDDKVYLLAENQSTYIPLGSVHRLRNPGKVPLELIEVQSGSYLGEDDIVRFDDVYGRA; this is encoded by the coding sequence ATGCTGATCCCTCTGATTCTCAGCGGCGGTAGCGGCACGCGCCTATGGCCCGTCTCGCGCAGAAACCTGCCCAAGCAATTTCTATCGCTCAGCGGTGATGGCACGCTGTTTCAGCAAACGGTCGCACGCACGCAAAAGCTGCCCGAAGTGACCGCGCCGATCATCGTCGCGAGCGAGGATCACCGCTTTCTGGCCGCCGATCAGCTTCTGGAAGCCGACGTACAAGGCGCCACGATCCTGCTGGAGCCGGTGGCCCGCAACACCGCGCCAGCTATCGCCCTTGGTGCGTTGAAGGCGCTGGAGCGCGATCCAGACGCCCTGTTGCTGGTGTTGCCCGCCGACCATCTGATCGGCGATACGGAAAGCTTCACCACGGCCGTGCAGCAGGCGCTTCCCGCCGCGCGCGATGGCTGGCTGGTCACCTTCGGTATTCGCCCGGATCGCCCTGAAACAGGCTTTGGTTATATCCGTCGCGCCGAATCGCTGGGCGGCAGTGCTTATCGCGTCGAGCGATTCGTGGAGAAACCGAATCAGTCCACCGCCGAAAGCTACGTCAAAGACGGCGGCTACGACTGGAACTCCGGCATGTTCCTGTTCAAGGCAGCGCGCTATCTCGAGGAACTGAGCCAGCACGCGCCGGACATGCTTGAATCCGTGCGCAAAGCGTACGCCACCGGCCACGGCGATCTGGATTTCGTGCGCGTCGATGCCGAGGCTTTTGCGAAGGTGCCGGACAATTCCATCGACTATGCCGTGATGGAAAAAACCTCGCGAGCCGCAGTAATTCCGGTGAGTTGCGCATGGAGCGATATCGGTTCGTGGTCCGCGCTGTGGCTGTCGGGTCACCACGACGAACACGGCAATCAGCGCGAAGGCGACACGCTCACCGTCAACACGCGCAATTCGCTGCTGCGTTCGCACGATCGCCATATGATCGCGACCGTCGGCGTGGACGATCTCATCGTCGTCAGCACGCCGGACGCCACCTTGGTCGCGCATCGCGATGCCGCGCAAGATGTGAAAAAAATCGTCGATCAATTGAAGGCTTCCGGCCGCACCGAGCACTCGTTCCATCGCGTCGTGCATCGTCCATGGGGCAGCTACGACTCGCTCGAAGCGGGCGGGCGCTTCCAGGTCAAACGCATCGTGGTCAAACCCGGCGCCAGCCTTAGCCTGCAGAAGCATCATCACCGCGCGGAACATTGGATCGTGGTGTCGGGCACGGCGGAAGTCACCTGCGATGACAAGGTCTATCTGCTGGCGGAAAACCAGAGCACGTATATCCCGCTCGGCAGCGTTCACCGTCTGCGCAATCCCGGCAAGGTGCCGTTGGAGCTGATCGAAGTGCAGTCCGGCAGTTATCTCGGCGAAGACGACATCGTCCGCTTCGACGACGTCTACGGCCGCGCGTGA
- a CDS encoding alkaline phosphatase family protein, which produces MSYLSTYFGTRRTSMRIRLALVALIGALCFSGACMAATAAMPAPVRHVFIIMLENESYPVTFGEQSPAPYLAHELPKQGALLPNYYGIGHYSLDNYIAMISGQAPNPATQADCDNFVEFVSTSKKADAYGQLPGTGCVYPKSVLTIANQLTRAGLSWKAYMEDMGADLSREAATCAHPAIGAVDITEHAAPNDQYATKHNPFVYFHSIIDSKSSCNSHVVNLDHLANDLAHISTTANFVYITPNLCHDGHDAPCKNGEQGGLISADAFLRAWVPRIVDSPAFKQDGLLIITFDEGNDGTSCCNEKPLPGGPQPGGKIGPGGGQIGAVMLSPYIAPGTVSKVEYNHYSLLRSLEDIFGLSHLGYAKDDQLRTFGADVFTANPPASQ; this is translated from the coding sequence ATGTCTTATCTATCGACTTATTTTGGTACGCGTCGTACGTCGATGCGTATTCGCCTCGCGCTCGTCGCTTTGATCGGCGCACTTTGTTTTTCGGGCGCGTGCATGGCCGCAACAGCCGCAATGCCTGCACCCGTGCGGCATGTCTTCATCATCATGCTGGAGAACGAGTCGTATCCGGTCACGTTCGGCGAGCAATCGCCCGCGCCGTATCTGGCGCACGAGCTGCCCAAGCAAGGCGCCTTGCTGCCCAACTACTACGGCATCGGGCATTACAGCCTCGACAACTACATTGCAATGATCAGCGGGCAAGCGCCGAACCCCGCCACACAGGCCGATTGCGACAACTTCGTCGAATTCGTGTCCACGTCGAAGAAGGCCGACGCGTACGGGCAACTACCGGGCACGGGTTGCGTCTATCCCAAGAGCGTGCTGACCATCGCCAACCAACTCACGCGCGCCGGCCTGAGCTGGAAGGCGTACATGGAAGATATGGGCGCGGACCTTTCACGCGAAGCGGCCACCTGCGCGCATCCGGCGATCGGCGCTGTGGATATTACCGAGCACGCCGCACCGAACGATCAATACGCGACGAAGCACAATCCGTTCGTGTACTTCCATTCGATTATCGACTCGAAGTCGTCCTGCAACAGCCATGTGGTGAATCTCGATCATCTCGCCAATGATCTCGCTCATATCAGCACCACAGCGAATTTCGTCTACATCACGCCGAATCTTTGCCACGACGGTCACGACGCGCCGTGTAAAAACGGCGAGCAAGGCGGCCTGATTTCGGCCGATGCGTTTCTGCGCGCCTGGGTGCCGCGCATAGTCGATTCGCCCGCGTTCAAGCAAGATGGTTTGTTGATTATCACCTTCGACGAAGGCAACGACGGCACCTCATGCTGCAACGAAAAACCATTGCCCGGCGGCCCGCAACCCGGCGGCAAAATCGGCCCGGGCGGCGGTCAAATCGGCGCCGTGATGCTCTCGCCTTACATCGCGCCCGGCACCGTATCGAAAGTGGAATACAACCACTACAGCTTGCTGCGCAGTCTGGAAGATATATTCGGGTTGTCGCATTTGGGTTACGCCAAAGACGACCAACTGCGCACGTTTGGCGCCGATGTGTTTACGGCGAATCCGCCCGCATCCCAGTAA
- a CDS encoding S53 family peptidase: MRFGSVRPGGRRAAKFVLSVLAVSLASSYAASSHAGTIGLLSKPQITQAPSNNNRVTLEGNVSPHATAANDRGRVDDSIQLDHMLLQLKRPADREAALETLMQQQTTKGSPNYHQWLTAAQFGEQYGPSQMDVDAITSWLKQQGFTVNRVYESGMTVDFSGTAGQVRQAFGTEMHHLSVNGENHIANMSNPQIPAAFAGVVQGVVSLNDFRPHVNYKPHGDYTFTSGTSTYQAVTPSDLATIYNLNPLFSAGVNGTGQTIVLIEDTNVYSTSDITTFRSTFGLPTATFSQVHPGSCTNPGVVTGNDGEAELDVEYAGAAAPSAALELASCADTSTTFGGLIAVQNLINGASVPTIMSISYGECEAANGATANAAYISTYQQAASEGVSVFVSSGDEGAASCDADQANATHGIGVSGFASTPYNVAVGGTDFGDTYAGTNSTYWNSTNTSTYGSAKSYIPEIPWNDSCASKLITAALGYSTPYGRTGSCNSTAGRNYLTTASGSGGPSGCASGTPSTSGVVSGTCKGTAKPSWQSILGNPSDGVRDIPDVSLFAANGVWGHYYVYCYTNTAGGGVACTGAPSGWAGAGGTSFASPIMAGIQALVNEHNNLTSGAGNPNPVYYSLANTEYGSSGSATCNSSNGNTVGSSCIFYDVTQGDMDVNCTGTHSCYKPSGTYGVLSTSNSSYAPAYGTSTGWDFATGIGSLNAYNLVYASGW; the protein is encoded by the coding sequence GTGAGATTTGGATCCGTACGTCCAGGCGGCCGCCGCGCTGCCAAGTTTGTGCTGTCCGTTTTGGCAGTGAGTCTTGCATCGAGCTATGCCGCGAGCAGTCACGCCGGCACGATCGGTTTGTTGTCCAAGCCGCAGATTACGCAGGCGCCGAGCAACAATAATCGTGTGACGCTGGAGGGTAACGTTTCGCCGCACGCCACCGCCGCCAACGATCGCGGTCGCGTCGACGATTCCATTCAGCTCGATCACATGCTGTTGCAGCTGAAGCGTCCTGCCGACCGCGAAGCGGCGTTGGAAACGCTGATGCAACAACAAACCACCAAGGGTTCGCCCAACTACCACCAATGGTTGACGGCCGCGCAATTCGGCGAACAGTACGGCCCTTCGCAGATGGACGTCGACGCGATCACAAGCTGGTTGAAGCAGCAGGGCTTCACAGTGAATCGCGTGTACGAAAGCGGCATGACGGTCGACTTTTCCGGTACGGCGGGACAGGTCCGTCAGGCCTTCGGTACGGAGATGCATCATCTGAGCGTCAATGGCGAGAACCATATCGCCAATATGAGCAATCCGCAGATTCCGGCCGCGTTCGCGGGCGTCGTACAAGGCGTGGTGTCGTTGAACGACTTCCGCCCGCACGTGAACTACAAGCCGCATGGCGACTACACCTTTACCAGCGGCACCAGCACCTATCAGGCGGTAACGCCGTCCGATCTAGCGACGATCTATAACCTCAATCCGTTGTTCAGCGCGGGCGTAAACGGAACTGGGCAAACGATCGTGTTGATCGAAGACACCAACGTGTATTCGACCAGCGACATCACCACGTTCCGTTCGACCTTCGGGTTGCCCACGGCGACCTTCAGTCAGGTGCATCCGGGTAGCTGCACGAATCCTGGCGTCGTGACGGGCAACGACGGCGAAGCGGAGTTGGACGTGGAGTACGCCGGCGCAGCCGCACCGAGTGCCGCGCTTGAACTGGCGTCGTGTGCGGATACGTCGACCACGTTCGGCGGCTTGATCGCGGTGCAGAACCTGATCAACGGTGCGTCGGTGCCGACGATCATGAGCATCAGCTACGGCGAGTGCGAAGCGGCGAATGGCGCTACGGCGAATGCTGCGTACATTTCCACCTATCAGCAGGCGGCGTCGGAAGGTGTGTCGGTGTTTGTTTCTTCCGGCGATGAAGGCGCGGCGAGCTGTGATGCTGACCAGGCGAATGCCACGCATGGCATCGGCGTAAGCGGCTTTGCCTCCACGCCTTACAACGTAGCGGTGGGCGGTACCGACTTTGGCGATACGTACGCAGGCACGAACAGCACGTATTGGAACTCCACCAACACGTCGACCTACGGTTCGGCCAAGTCGTATATCCCGGAAATTCCGTGGAACGATTCGTGCGCCAGCAAACTGATCACGGCTGCGTTGGGTTATTCCACGCCTTATGGCAGAACCGGGTCTTGCAACAGTACTGCCGGCCGAAACTATCTGACGACGGCGTCGGGTAGCGGCGGTCCTAGCGGTTGTGCAAGCGGTACTCCGAGCACATCGGGCGTGGTGAGCGGTACCTGCAAAGGTACGGCGAAGCCTTCGTGGCAATCGATCCTTGGCAATCCGTCCGACGGCGTGCGTGATATTCCCGACGTCTCGCTGTTCGCCGCGAATGGTGTGTGGGGTCACTACTACGTTTACTGCTACACCAACACCGCCGGCGGCGGCGTCGCCTGCACGGGTGCACCGAGCGGTTGGGCCGGCGCGGGTGGTACGTCGTTCGCGTCGCCCATCATGGCGGGCATTCAGGCGCTGGTGAACGAGCACAACAACCTCACCAGCGGCGCGGGCAATCCGAACCCGGTGTATTACTCGTTGGCCAACACCGAGTACGGTTCGTCGGGTAGTGCGACGTGCAATTCCAGCAATGGCAACACCGTGGGCAGTTCGTGCATCTTCTACGACGTGACCCAAGGCGATATGGATGTGAACTGCACAGGTACGCACAGCTGCTACAAGCCGTCGGGTACCTATGGTGTGTTGTCCACATCCAACTCGAGCTATGCGCCGGCTTATGGCACGAGCACGGGCTGGGATTTCGCGACCGGTATCGGTTCGTTGAACGCCTACAATCTGGTGTATGCGTCGGGTTGGTAA
- a CDS encoding TonB-dependent receptor: MSRFAWLPAYGCLTLVLAAGAVCSSPVRAAEQSVGMRFAIPAQSLATALIAFGKQANVQVLTASQTVDALRSRAVNGTFAPNVALAQLLEGTKMSFVFVDARTVVVKPLASASVPPSKSAPTSTSAKLLPPIQAIGLVGSDAGFMADVSSGPTRTLSDPIDVPQSVGIVTQSLLQSEQVQTIADAIRNVAGAEYIDGSSGLPIFDVRGFIAGNGMTDGMPNNVLAVGDYPPMIGVERVEVLKGPQAILGDTSAYNNFGGLIDVVLKKPQSEPIHQLMFSLGDHGEKQLGVDFAGALSDSRTLTYRLVMNGDAADRTPQGMRGQRNRYIAPSIGWSTPNTTVIAGLSWMTNHMPIPDHTVLLGDTVGTASPPGLLLDNPNDRTAVETRRLFYLLEHRFNDIFTFRSRAQYVRESIDLQDWSLSGMQPSGDTTAAAERYHSSDTYYTLQNDVTATLGHGWMQHAWVLGFDYSRIQDGNGFDAFGPNVTYNVFTGGVLPPPTSVLSSSDYAAGYFSGSPWTKESGVFLQDQISLGMHWNVLLAVRRTSYEIQTTYPDGSPWNLHKTHWVPNFGLVYKLTPNMSLYGNSSNGFQPDTYLGKDGRPLPPSLSRQIEAGAKFDLFQDRARLTVAAYRIMLDHSEDLLSLQPPYYIVSGPGQSNKGIEVEFNGKVTSNVSVSTAYTRASVRNNDGTPATGEPKQRFNLWASYCFPLGALRGFGVAGGVLARSRSLGQFSDGSAYIHIPGQADVAANVFYRTASWSLTFGVKNLLGRQLYSPVFDETFVPLRNHRTYLLSGTVSL; encoded by the coding sequence ATGAGCCGGTTTGCCTGGCTGCCCGCTTACGGCTGCCTGACGTTGGTGTTAGCTGCAGGGGCGGTTTGCAGTAGCCCGGTTCGCGCAGCGGAGCAATCGGTCGGCATGCGTTTCGCGATACCTGCTCAGTCGCTTGCTACGGCGTTGATCGCTTTTGGCAAGCAGGCCAATGTGCAGGTGCTGACAGCGAGCCAAACGGTCGATGCGCTACGTTCGCGTGCGGTGAACGGTACGTTCGCACCGAACGTCGCGCTCGCGCAGTTGCTCGAAGGCACGAAGATGAGTTTCGTGTTCGTCGACGCGCGCACGGTGGTGGTGAAGCCGCTTGCGTCGGCGTCCGTGCCGCCAAGCAAGAGCGCTCCAACGTCAACGTCGGCGAAGTTGCTGCCGCCGATTCAGGCGATTGGTCTGGTGGGTAGCGATGCAGGCTTTATGGCGGATGTAAGCAGCGGTCCGACGCGCACACTTTCCGATCCGATCGATGTGCCCCAATCGGTTGGCATCGTTACGCAGAGTCTTTTGCAATCCGAGCAGGTGCAGACGATCGCCGATGCGATCCGCAATGTCGCCGGCGCGGAGTACATCGACGGTTCGAGCGGGTTGCCGATCTTCGATGTGCGGGGGTTTATCGCCGGCAATGGTATGACGGACGGCATGCCGAATAACGTGCTTGCCGTCGGCGATTATCCGCCGATGATCGGCGTGGAGCGTGTGGAGGTTTTGAAAGGACCGCAGGCGATTCTTGGCGATACGTCGGCTTACAACAATTTTGGCGGCTTGATCGATGTGGTGTTGAAGAAGCCGCAAAGCGAGCCTATCCATCAGCTGATGTTTTCCCTAGGCGACCATGGCGAGAAGCAACTAGGCGTCGATTTCGCGGGTGCGCTGAGCGACAGTCGCACGCTGACGTATCGGTTGGTGATGAATGGCGATGCGGCGGATCGCACGCCGCAAGGTATGCGAGGTCAGCGCAATCGCTATATCGCGCCATCCATCGGCTGGTCGACGCCCAACACCACGGTGATCGCCGGGCTTTCGTGGATGACGAATCACATGCCCATCCCCGATCATACGGTGTTGCTGGGCGACACCGTCGGTACGGCTTCGCCGCCGGGGTTGCTGCTGGACAATCCCAACGATCGTACGGCAGTGGAAACGCGTCGGCTGTTCTATTTATTGGAGCATCGATTCAACGACATCTTTACCTTCCGCAGTCGCGCGCAATATGTGCGCGAGTCGATCGATCTGCAGGATTGGTCGTTGTCGGGCATGCAGCCTTCGGGCGACACGACGGCTGCAGCTGAGCGATATCACTCTTCCGACACGTACTACACGTTGCAGAACGATGTGACCGCAACGTTGGGTCACGGTTGGATGCAGCATGCATGGGTGCTTGGTTTCGATTACTCGCGTATCCAGGACGGCAACGGTTTCGATGCGTTTGGCCCGAACGTAACGTACAACGTCTTCACGGGCGGCGTATTGCCGCCGCCTACGTCGGTATTGTCATCCAGCGACTATGCGGCAGGTTATTTTTCCGGCAGTCCGTGGACGAAAGAAAGCGGGGTGTTTCTTCAGGATCAAATAAGTCTCGGCATGCATTGGAATGTGCTGTTGGCCGTACGGCGCACGAGTTATGAAATTCAAACGACGTATCCGGACGGCTCGCCGTGGAATTTGCATAAAACACATTGGGTACCCAACTTCGGCCTGGTCTACAAGCTCACGCCGAACATGTCGTTGTATGGAAATTCGTCCAATGGATTTCAGCCCGATACGTACCTGGGCAAGGACGGACGTCCCTTACCGCCGTCGTTGTCGCGGCAGATTGAAGCCGGCGCGAAATTCGATCTTTTTCAGGATCGCGCGCGTCTGACCGTGGCTGCCTATCGCATCATGCTGGATCACAGCGAAGATCTTTTGTCGTTGCAGCCGCCGTATTACATCGTTAGCGGTCCAGGGCAATCGAACAAAGGCATCGAGGTGGAATTCAACGGAAAGGTGACGTCGAACGTCAGCGTAAGCACGGCCTATACGCGCGCTTCGGTTCGCAATAACGACGGAACGCCGGCGACAGGCGAGCCGAAACAGCGCTTCAATTTATGGGCCAGTTACTGTTTTCCTTTGGGTGCGCTACGTGGATTTGGCGTGGCGGGCGGGGTGCTCGCGCGCAGTCGAAGTTTGGGTCAGTTTTCCGATGGCAGCGCGTATATCCATATACCGGGGCAAGCCGATGTGGCGGCCAATGTGTTCTATCGCACTGCAAGTTGGAGCCTCACATTCGGTGTGAAAAATTTGCTCGGTCGTCAGCTCTATAGCCCGGTGTTCGACGAGACGTTTGTGCCGCTTCGCAATCATCGAACGTACCTGCTGAGCGGTACCGTGAGTCTTTGA
- a CDS encoding FecR domain-containing protein yields the protein MAIKQHDDVVRAAADWWVRLREPQANDSETFEQWLAWTDQDPRHLEVFERMNDLGEQLSKLDRVSRQGLINAFARPVSPQRRWVPMAAAASILAAVLAGAGYVAWTRMGAGVATQTYQSDIAQNRDITLPDGSKVALGAASAITVRFDGDQRRVELSRGEAYFQVVHDEAHPFVVTAGDVAVRDIGTAFDVRRTGDRVAIAITQGRVAIADRRSGAGAQATLEAVAGQRVSYDPNASSMTVGSMAAEQATAWRDDRLEFIDEPLSVVVDNLNRYTRTPLHVADADLGQLHYTGTVRVDAMDGWLHALPEVFPVRVTKQSNGVVLSDAQRSTHH from the coding sequence ATGGCGATCAAACAGCATGACGACGTCGTACGCGCTGCCGCCGATTGGTGGGTGCGGCTGCGCGAGCCGCAGGCGAACGATAGCGAGACATTCGAGCAGTGGCTGGCGTGGACCGATCAGGATCCGCGCCATCTGGAAGTGTTCGAGCGCATGAACGATTTGGGCGAGCAGTTGAGCAAACTCGACCGCGTTTCGCGCCAGGGCCTGATCAATGCCTTTGCGCGCCCGGTTTCGCCGCAGCGCCGATGGGTTCCTATGGCCGCGGCCGCGTCGATCTTGGCGGCGGTGTTGGCCGGCGCCGGATACGTCGCGTGGACGCGCATGGGCGCGGGCGTCGCCACACAAACCTATCAAAGCGACATCGCGCAAAACCGCGACATCACGTTGCCCGACGGGTCGAAGGTGGCGTTGGGCGCGGCATCCGCGATCACCGTGCGATTCGATGGCGACCAGCGACGTGTCGAACTCAGTCGTGGCGAGGCGTACTTTCAGGTGGTGCACGACGAGGCCCATCCGTTCGTCGTGACGGCAGGCGATGTCGCGGTGCGCGATATCGGCACGGCATTCGACGTTCGCCGTACGGGCGATCGTGTGGCGATCGCGATTACACAGGGGCGCGTAGCCATTGCTGATCGTCGCTCCGGAGCCGGCGCACAGGCGACGCTGGAGGCGGTCGCGGGTCAGCGCGTTTCCTACGATCCGAATGCGTCGAGCATGACCGTCGGCAGCATGGCGGCGGAGCAAGCGACGGCATGGCGCGACGACCGCCTGGAATTTATCGACGAGCCGTTGAGCGTGGTGGTCGACAATTTGAATCGCTACACCCGCACGCCGTTGCATGTCGCCGATGCCGATCTGGGCCAACTGCATTACACCGGGACGGTTCGCGTCGATGCGATGGACGGTTGGCTACATGCATTGCCGGAGGTCTTTCCGGTACGTGTGACCAAGCAATCCAATGGCGTCGTTCTTTCGGATGCGCAGCGTTCCACGCACCATTGA
- a CDS encoding RNA polymerase sigma factor: MSTVTLTVHVSDIEKLFREHSRALIAFLQCRLHSLSDAQEVAQEAYLRMLTMENREDVESLRGYLFTVAANLATDLMRKRKVRSDFSIAQSQDEPMDEHSPVHHAMAVEQAAGIRHALRELPAKASQAFVMHVIEGRDFGTVARTMKLSERMVRYHVANALAHCRARVDEKEMP, from the coding sequence ATGAGCACTGTGACGCTAACCGTGCACGTGAGCGACATCGAAAAGCTCTTCAGGGAGCACAGTCGTGCCCTGATCGCGTTTCTTCAATGCCGCCTCCATTCGTTGTCGGATGCGCAGGAGGTCGCGCAGGAAGCATATTTGCGCATGCTGACGATGGAAAACCGCGAGGACGTAGAGTCGCTGCGCGGCTATTTGTTCACGGTGGCCGCAAACCTCGCCACCGATCTTATGCGCAAGCGCAAGGTACGCAGCGACTTTTCCATCGCGCAATCGCAGGACGAGCCGATGGACGAGCACAGCCCTGTACACCACGCCATGGCGGTGGAGCAGGCGGCCGGCATTCGTCACGCGCTGCGCGAGCTACCCGCCAAGGCCAGCCAGGCATTTGTGATGCATGTGATCGAGGGGCGCGACTTCGGAACGGTTGCGCGAACGATGAAACTCAGCGAGCGCATGGTGCGCTACCACGTCGCTAACGCGCTGGCGCATTGCCGCGCGCGCGTCGACGAGAAGGAGATGCCGTAA
- a CDS encoding DUF535 family protein: MNKSNQPPAGVLGLGMEAFLPPGVYVPDIRRLPHGTSLAERVRAALLRSGADVLEAWRSRPLANTLQSLRNRQDWTGPWYKRSVTGMKYLVRSACMPVRHTCFLAFVDAHPAMGVYRQRDPRLLERHMHRFINATWRRSDRLNYLQQHYRFALAHLPRDLFERVYVNGHADLGSLTAKDGSLLKLCLRPPILKGCEGELGLQLCDADDVPLYSIIFTVADEKPSLMIGCLQGPRGADARDVVRALTRNLHGMRPKHLMLSLVYAFARHYGIDKLVAISNDAHPLRRSGRPVYSDYDAFWKEQHGRRIGGGWFALPSSQAHKTEAEVPSNHRAAFRRREALRRQAEHMLIQALAQPEPEIQPVPARVPASLRTLSAIVAGSYHGL, from the coding sequence TTGAACAAGTCAAACCAACCGCCCGCAGGCGTCCTGGGATTGGGCATGGAAGCCTTTTTGCCGCCGGGCGTTTACGTGCCCGACATCCGCCGATTGCCGCATGGCACATCACTGGCGGAACGCGTCCGCGCGGCGTTGCTCCGCAGTGGCGCGGATGTTTTGGAAGCCTGGCGTTCCAGGCCGCTGGCGAATACGTTGCAATCGCTGCGCAACCGCCAGGACTGGACCGGACCTTGGTACAAGCGCAGCGTTACGGGCATGAAATACCTCGTGCGTAGTGCGTGCATGCCTGTGCGGCATACCTGCTTTCTCGCCTTTGTCGACGCACATCCCGCGATGGGTGTCTACCGTCAGCGCGATCCGCGTTTGTTGGAGCGACACATGCATCGCTTTATCAACGCCACGTGGCGCCGTAGCGATCGCCTGAATTACCTGCAGCAACATTATCGTTTTGCGTTGGCGCATTTGCCGCGCGATTTGTTCGAGCGCGTCTATGTCAACGGCCACGCCGATTTGGGAAGCCTGACGGCCAAGGACGGCTCCCTGTTGAAACTTTGCCTGCGCCCGCCGATTTTAAAAGGCTGCGAGGGCGAACTGGGCCTGCAGCTTTGCGATGCGGATGACGTGCCGCTCTACAGCATTATCTTTACCGTCGCCGACGAGAAGCCGAGCTTGATGATCGGATGTCTGCAAGGGCCGCGCGGCGCTGACGCCCGTGACGTGGTGCGTGCATTGACGCGCAATTTGCACGGCATGCGCCCCAAGCACCTAATGTTGTCGCTGGTCTATGCGTTTGCGCGTCACTACGGTATCGACAAACTGGTGGCGATCAGCAACGACGCGCATCCGCTGCGCCGCAGCGGTCGTCCGGTTTATTCGGACTACGACGCATTCTGGAAAGAGCAGCATGGCCGGCGCATCGGCGGCGGCTGGTTTGCATTGCCGTCTTCTCAAGCACATAAAACCGAAGCGGAGGTGCCGAGCAACCACCGCGCCGCATTTCGTCGACGCGAAGCGTTACGCCGGCAAGCAGAGCATATGTTGATTCAGGCCTTGGCACAGCCAGAGCCTGAGATTCAGCCTGTCCCGGCGCGTGTGCCGGCATCGCTGCGCACGCTATCGGCAATTGTGGCAGGCTCTTATCACGGGCTATAG